The Mesomycoplasma ovipneumoniae ATCC 29419 genome segment TTTTTGCTGGTTTTTTTCACATTATTTTTCCTCTTGGTGTAAAGTAGATTTGCGACATATTTTGCAAAATTTATTAATCTGAAGGCGAGTTTGAAGCGATTTATTTGTTTTATAGTTCCGATTTTTACAAACAAAGCAGCTTAGACTAATTTTTTTCTTCATATTAATCCTAAAAATTTAACATTACAGTCTATAATTATATATTAATTTAGGAAAAAACTTCTTAATTTATTACTTGTAGCTCGAATAAAATCATTAACCTTTTGTGTGGTGATGCCAATTTTTTTAGCAATAACATTAGTTGGAATGTCTTGAATAAAAAACATTTCAAACATTTCCATCTCAAGTTCATCAAAAGACTCGGTAATTCGGTTGTAAATATCCTGAATTTCTAGTTTGTGAAGCTCACTTTCGACAGCAAACTCGATATTTTCAGGTAATTCATCAAGTGAAACTGAAAAATTTGCTATTTGATAGTTTTTTGTAGTAAAAGAAGTTGCATACCCTAACATAAACAGTTTAATTTTGTGAACCAAATAATTTTCAAGCGGGATACCTAAACTAGGGTCAAATTCTTCATATAACTGCACAAATTTGTCAATTGAAGCATTAAATAGGTCTTGATAAGTTATCGGTGTTAAGGCAAAAGTTTTTATTACTTGCTTTGAACAAGCTAATAAAATATGCGAATATTTGTTTAAAACGGTAAAATATCTCTTATTTTTAGCTATTTTTTTCTTACGATCTAATCACATTTTGTAAATAAAACCTCATAGTTGTTTATTTTTGTTTGTTTTTTAGATAAAAAAGTATAATTCCCGTCGCAACTGTAACGTTTAGTGAATCAATTTTACCTTCCATCGGAATAAAAAATGACTCATCACTAGCATACAAACTACTTTTTTTAATTCCGGTAGCCTCATTGCCAACTATAAGTGCGCAGGGAAAATTAAACTGAATTTCATTAATTTTTTTACTTTTTTCGCTTAAATCAGTGGCATAAATTCAAAAACCTATTTTTTTTAGTTTATTAATTGCGGCTACAATTGAATTTACAAGAATAAATTTGATACCGATAAAGCCACCTGATGCAACTTTGAATGTGGTTTCATTTAGTTTAGCTGCTCGCTTTTTGGGCAAAATTATATGCTTAATTCCAAAACAATTTGCTGTTCTAATAATGTTACCGAGATTATTTTGATCATGAATATGATCAAGAATTAAAATAATTTCGGGTCTATCCTTGCTTAAAACATCAATTTCAAAAAATTTAAAGTTTTCAACAACACCAACAAAACCTTGGTGGTTTGCAGAAACTAATTTATCTAAAAAATCTTTAGTAACTATTTGTACTTTTTGGTTCGAAAAAATTGGACTATCAGGCTGTTTTAAACAGTAAATTTGTTTAAAAACAAACCCATTTTTAATTGCTTCTATCACCGAATTCTTGCCACAGATATATTTAAGCATATTTTTTCACTTTCGTATGAAACGCGGAAAAAATTATGAAAAAATGAACCTTTTTCATAATTTTTCGCGATATTTATCAGCTTCTTCATATTTTTTTTGTTCAAGAAGTTTTTTTCAAATTTGAATATTTTCTTGATCTTCAGAATTAATTTCTTTTCTTGCAAAGCTAAATCTTAGTAATTTGAATATAAAGACAATTTCTGAATTCTTTTTTTGTTTTGCTAAGTTAGAGATTAAAAAAATAGCATTAGAAAATTTTTGTTCTTCAATGAGTAATAAAATTTGATCAACAGCGCTTTTTTCAATTTCTTTAGGATTCAGAATTCAGTCAAAATAAATTTTTTTGTATTTTGTTATTAATTTTTGGTGATTTTGGATTAATTCATCTGTTAAATTAATCGGGACACTAGGATTTATTGACAAAAAAATGCTGCGAAGAACATCTGGATCGTATTTTTTTGCAAATTCTTTTGCAAAAATTATATTTCCTATTGATTTAGACATTTTTTTACCGTTAAAATTTACAAAGCCAACACGAATTCATTTTTTTGAAATTAGCTCGTTTGTTAAAGCAAAATGTTGGGCATTTTCATTTTCATGATGCGGAAAAATCAAATCAACACCACCTCCGTGAATATCCACTGAATTTTTGTCAAAATGATTATAAATAATTGCCGAGCACTCAGTGTGTCACCCGGGTCTGCCTAGGCCAAAAGGCGAGTCAAAAAGTACGCCTTTTTTTGTTTTTTTTCACAAAACAAAATCGTTTACAGACTTAGTTTGACGATCTTTTTGGTACAAATTGTGGACTTTTTGTTGAGAAATTACACCGTAATTTGCAATTTTACTTGCCTCAAAAACAAGGTCCCCGTTTTGATTAAAATAAGTAAAATTTTTATCTTTTAACTCGACAATATAGTCGATAATTTTGTCAAGAATTTGCGTTACTTTTATTATTTTGTCAGGTTTTTTAATATTAAATGTTTCAAGAACACTAAAATATTCAAAAATGTATTTTTGACTCAATTCAGCTTCAGTTAGCCCTAATTCCATTGCTTTTTCGATAATTTTGTCGTCAATATCAGTGATATTTTGGACAAAATTAACTTTTTTGCCAAAATATTTTCATACAGAAACTAGAAAATCAAACACAATTACCGACCTTAAATTGCCGATATGAACGTGATTATAAACCGTAGGACCGCAAAGATAAACATTCAAATTACTTTTAGTTGAGCTCATAATTCGTTAATTTTTTAACTAAATCAGTGTAATTAGGTATAATTTTACCAATTTTTTCCCAAAAAAGCTTGCCGTGGTTGCGAAAAAAATGGTGAACTACCTCATGAACAATCACGTAATCAATAATTTCCTTGGAAAATGCAAATAAATATTTGCTATAATGAATTTTTTGACGATAATAATTGGTGCCTCAGGATGTATTTTTTCGTGATAGCTTGACTATGTAATCAGGAACTTCTAAGGTTTTAGTTCAAAAATTTGTTCGCTGAATCAAATAGTCTTCAAAATGTTTCATTAACAGTTTTTCAATTTTAGCCTCAATATTTTTTGGCCGACCTAAGGAAAAAATAGCAAACTGACTTTGCAAATAGAGTTTATTTTTTGTTTTTATTAAGCTAAAATAGTTTTTTTTACCAAAAAGGTAAAAAAAAGATTCAGAAAAGTGCAGCACTTGCCTTAATGGCAAAATATTGATAATTTTATTAAAATATTTTGAATTTCTGACACTCCTGATTAAAACTTCGTCAGTTAAGACAAGTCCGGTCTGAACCAAAATATAGTTATCAACTAATTTAACTATCAGGCGCGAACTTTTAGGCCTGAATTCAACAAAAATAGGATATTTTTGACCATTTAGGTCTATTTTTAGTTCGCGAAACTTAGCTTTTTTGTTGGAATTCATTTTTGGTTATTTTTAGCTCGATTGTATTTGCACTTTTGTCAATAATTTCAAATTCAAGTTTGTATGTTGGCCAGTCAAAATAGAATTTTGCCCCTAAAACAAGCTTTTTTTTCGAACTTTGGGATAAAAGTCACTGATTTAAATTTTTAAAACTAACAGGAAGATTGACTGCTAAAATTTTGTTAATTGTCAAAATAGAAGTTTCGGCTTTTGTTGTAATCTGATTTGGACTAATTTGATAAAAATCAAGGTCATCACGATAGTCATACTCATCATAAATTGGACCCAAAAGACACTCGAGTATATCTTCAAATGTAAGAATTCCAACAATTTTTTGCGATTTATTGGACTCAACTACAAATCCTAAATGAGATTTTGATTTTTTCAAAATCTCATAATTTGTTTTAATCAAAGATGTCGAAAGAAGAAGAGGAGTTTTTATTATATGATCGTTAATGTCAAATTTATCAAGGTGTAAAATGTCTTTTGAAAGTAAAATTCCAACAAAATTGTCGTCTTTTCAAACAGGAATTCTCGAAAAATTTGAGTCAATTATTACTTCTTTAATCGATTCAAGACTATCTTCATATTTTACAAAGACAACATCCTCAAGTTTTGTAAAATGTTTGGCGGTTGTAAAAGAGTCAAATTCAAGCGCTCGAATTGCCAAGTCAGATTCATCTTTTTCAAGAACATCTTCTTGGTGAGTTTGTAAAATTATTTTTTTTAGCTCGTTTTCAGTGTTTGTTACATTGATTTTTTTGACAAATTTAGTCATTAAAGCCGCTAGTGGAAATAAAAAGTAGTAAAAAAAAGTAATAAAAAATCAAAAAGCTTTTAAAAATAAAATCGGTTTTTTTCGACCAAAAATTTTAGGGTAAATTTCACCAAAAATTATTAACGGCGGAGTTGTTGCCGCTATTGAAATTAAAATTTGCAAAGATTCATTAATTGCTAAATTTGAAAAAAGTGCCGAAATTATAATAGAAATTCCGATGTTGACAATGTTGTTTCAAATTAGTATAATTGTCAAAGTTTTTTCATAATTATCATAATATTTAAGAATTTGCTTTTTCCCTCAAAAAGAATCAGAAATATTTTCATCAACTTTTGCCCGACTTGTGGCAGTAAAAA includes the following:
- the rpmG gene encoding 50S ribosomal protein L33; translated protein: MKKKISLSCFVCKNRNYKTNKSLQTRLQINKFCKICRKSTLHQEEK
- a CDS encoding sigma-70 family RNA polymerase sigma factor codes for the protein MWLDRKKKIAKNKRYFTVLNKYSHILLACSKQVIKTFALTPITYQDLFNASIDKFVQLYEEFDPSLGIPLENYLVHKIKLFMLGYATSFTTKNYQIANFSVSLDELPENIEFAVESELHKLEIQDIYNRITESFDELEMEMFEMFFIQDIPTNVIAKKIGITTQKVNDFIRATSNKLRSFFLN
- the rlmB gene encoding 23S rRNA (guanosine(2251)-2'-O)-methyltransferase RlmB; the protein is MLKYICGKNSVIEAIKNGFVFKQIYCLKQPDSPIFSNQKVQIVTKDFLDKLVSANHQGFVGVVENFKFFEIDVLSKDRPEIILILDHIHDQNNLGNIIRTANCFGIKHIILPKKRAAKLNETTFKVASGGFIGIKFILVNSIVAAINKLKKIGFWIYATDLSEKSKKINEIQFNFPCALIVGNEATGIKKSSLYASDESFFIPMEGKIDSLNVTVATGIILFYLKNKQK
- the cysS gene encoding cysteine--tRNA ligase is translated as MSSTKSNLNVYLCGPTVYNHVHIGNLRSVIVFDFLVSVWKYFGKKVNFVQNITDIDDKIIEKAMELGLTEAELSQKYIFEYFSVLETFNIKKPDKIIKVTQILDKIIDYIVELKDKNFTYFNQNGDLVFEASKIANYGVISQQKVHNLYQKDRQTKSVNDFVLWKKTKKGVLFDSPFGLGRPGWHTECSAIIYNHFDKNSVDIHGGGVDLIFPHHENENAQHFALTNELISKKWIRVGFVNFNGKKMSKSIGNIIFAKEFAKKYDPDVLRSIFLSINPSVPINLTDELIQNHQKLITKYKKIYFDWILNPKEIEKSAVDQILLLIEEQKFSNAIFLISNLAKQKKNSEIVFIFKLLRFSFARKEINSEDQENIQIWKKLLEQKKYEEADKYREKLWKRFIFS
- a CDS encoding YgjP-like metallopeptidase domain-containing protein, coding for MNSNKKAKFRELKIDLNGQKYPIFVEFRPKSSRLIVKLVDNYILVQTGLVLTDEVLIRSVRNSKYFNKIINILPLRQVLHFSESFFYLFGKKNYFSLIKTKNKLYLQSQFAIFSLGRPKNIEAKIEKLLMKHFEDYLIQRTNFWTKTLEVPDYIVKLSRKNTSWGTNYYRQKIHYSKYLFAFSKEIIDYVIVHEVVHHFFRNHGKLFWEKIGKIIPNYTDLVKKLTNYELN
- a CDS encoding CNNM domain-containing protein, with translation MPGYFIALGIVLLFLFLISAIFSASETVFTATSRAKVDENISDSFWGKKQILKYYDNYEKTLTIILIWNNIVNIGISIIISALFSNLAINESLQILISIAATTPPLIIFGEIYPKIFGRKKPILFLKAFWFFITFFYYFLFPLAALMTKFVKKINVTNTENELKKIILQTHQEDVLEKDESDLAIRALEFDSFTTAKHFTKLEDVVFVKYEDSLESIKEVIIDSNFSRIPVWKDDNFVGILLSKDILHLDKFDINDHIIKTPLLLSTSLIKTNYEILKKSKSHLGFVVESNKSQKIVGILTFEDILECLLGPIYDEYDYRDDLDFYQISPNQITTKAETSILTINKILAVNLPVSFKNLNQWLLSQSSKKKLVLGAKFYFDWPTYKLEFEIIDKSANTIELKITKNEFQQKS